One window from the genome of Cucumis melo cultivar AY chromosome 12, USDA_Cmelo_AY_1.0, whole genome shotgun sequence encodes:
- the LOC127144289 gene encoding cysteine-rich receptor-like protein kinase 29 isoform X1 — MYIRQMYQFYINRCVDQEYQSSYVKYIKYIFISKLVPSKVMWSITMAVSEFVCSITLSLSFFLLIHHPLAFAQPRFAHYICVDGGNNNHTTDGEAYKANLNHLLSTLTSDHLIDYGFYNLSSGIPENRAYVIGLCRGDISADSCRRCLNDSRDLLPLRCPTQNEAIGWYVTCMLRYSNRPILGSMEVSPFVSLSNSVAAPDQAGFTKAARNLIANLIGPASDGDSRLKFAMGNTTLPNLPTIYGLAQCTPDLSRQQCNECLVGALPIIRNCCDGKLGSRVLRPSCNFRYEIYSFIESPLSRSPLPLPPPPPPPLSPVFLPLNRTTHGNKNGTFIAVALPITLVVVITPMITIYIFVRKTKPKKTDGKKRAGETEEEMTTMGGFLQFDFNIIKMATDEFSDENKVGEGGFGAVYKGKLPNGRIVAVKRLRQASRHGDVEFRNEVVLLSKLHHRNLVKLLGFSLKQNEKLLVYEFLHNGSLHTFIFDPLNRQTFHWTERYNVIQGIVRGLVYLHEDSQINIVHRDLKASNILLDVKMNAKISDFGIARLFTPDRTHDDTSTIIGTYGYMAPEYVRHGHLSSKLDIFSFGVLVLEIVTGRKNNRTDSNNENVRDHLISEARRNWMEGTPLNIVDPSIQVQSEISDEVMKCIRIGLHCVQEKASERPTMTTILLMLNSDLVDFFEPSQPAYFTNTKTPT, encoded by the exons ATGTATATTAGACAAATGTATCAGTTTTATATAAACAGGTGCGTGGACCAAGAATATCAGTCGAGCTACGTCaagtatatcaaatatatattcatCTCCAA ATTAGTTCCTTCGAAGGTTATGTGGAGCATAACAATGGCTGTTTCAGAATTTGTTTGTTCCATTACTCTGAGTTTGTCCTTCTTCCTACTTATCCACCACCCTCTCGCATTTGCTCAGCCCAGATTTGCCCACTATATATGCGTCGATGGAGGCAATAACAACCACACTACCGACGGCGAGGCCTACAAAGCCAATCTCAACCACCTCCTCTCCACCCTCACCTCCGATCATCTAATTGACTATGGCTTCTATAACCTCTCTTCCGGCATCCCCGAAAATAGAGCATACGTAATTGGACTCTGCAGAGGGGACATTTCCGCAGATTCTTGCCGGAGATGCCTCAACGACTCCAGAGATCTTCTCCCTTTGCGGTGTCCGACCCAGAACGAAGCCATTGGATGGTACGTTACCTGTATGCTACGTTATTCCAACCGCCCCATCCTCGGTTCAATGGAAGTTTCACCGTTTGTCAGTCTGTCGAACTCGGTGGCTGCGCCGGATCAGGCAGGGTTCACCAAGGCCGCAAGAAATCTGATTGCGAATCTCATAGGCCCAGCTTCGGACGGCGATTCCCGTTTGAAATTTGCAATGGGGAACACAACTCTTCCAAATTTGCCCACAATTTATGGTTTGGCGCAGTGCACACCGGATTTATCTCGGCAGCAATGCAACGAGTGCTTGGTTGGGGCTCTGCCTATAATCCGAAACTGCTGTGATGGAAAATTGGGGAGTAGAGTTCTTAGACCCAGTTGTAATTTTCGATATGAGATTTATTCCTTCATTGAATCGCCGCTTTCTCGCTCACCCTTGCCACTGCCTCCACCTCCGCCTCCGCCGCTATCCCCTGTTTTTCTTCCGCTTAACCGAACCACCCATG GTAATAAAAATGGAACTTTCATCGCTGTGGCTCTCCCAATTACTCTTGTTGTAGTTATAACACCGATGATCACCATCTACATCTTTGTGAGAAAAACTAAGCCAAAGAAAACCGATGGAAAAAAAC GGGCAGGTGAAACAGAGGAAGAAATGACGACAATGGGGGGTTTTTTGCAGTTTGATTTCAACATCATTAAAATGGCAACAGATGAATTTTCAGATGAAAATAAAGTTGGGGAAGGTGGGTTTGGAGCTGTTTACAAG GGAAAGCTTCCAAATGGACGAATCGTAGCAGTGAAACGGCTGCGTCAAGCTTCAAGGCATGGAGATGTTGAATTCAGAAACGAAGTGGTTTTGTTATCTAAGCTTCACCATCGGAATTTAGTTAAGCTTTTAGGTTTCTCCTTGAAACAAAATGAAAAGCTTCTCGTTTATGAGTTTCTGCACAATGGAAGTCTTCATACTTTCATTTTCG ATCCTCTTAATCGTCAAACTTTCCATTGGACCGAACGCTACAACGTTATACAAGGCATTGTACGAGGACTTGTTTATCTTCATGAAGACTCTCAAATTAATATTGTTCATCGAGATCTAAAAGCTTCTAACATTCTATTAGATGTAAAGATGAATGCTAAAATATCGGATTTTGGTATTGCAAGATTATTTACACCTGACCGAACACATGATGATACAAGTACAATTATCGGTACTTA TGGATATATGGCTCCAGAATACGTAAGACACGGTCATCTTTCATCAAAGTTAGACATCTTTAGCTTTGGTGTTTTAGTTTTGGAGATCGTGACTGGACGAAAGAATAATCGAACTGATAGCAATAATGAGAATGTAAGAGATCATCTAATAAGCGAG GCTCGGAGAAATTGGATGGAGGGAACACCATTGAATATCGTAGATCCTTCAATTCAAGTTCAAAGTGAGATAAGCGATGAAGTGATGAAATGCATTCGTATCGGATTACATTGTGTTCAAGAAAAGGCAAGTGAGAGGCCAACGATGACTACTATACTTCTCATGCTTAACAGTGATTTAGTTGATTTTTTTGAACCGTCTCAACCTGCATATTTTACAAACACGAAGACCCCAACTTAA
- the LOC127144289 gene encoding cysteine-rich receptor-like protein kinase 26 isoform X2, producing MYIRQMYQFYINRCVDQEYQSSYVKYIKYIFISKLVPSKVMWSITMAVSEFVCSITLSLSFFLLIHHPLAFAQPRFAHYICVDGGNNNHTTDGEAYKANLNHLLSTLTSDHLIDYGFYNLSSGIPENRAYVIGLCRGDISADSCRRCLNDSRDLLPLRCPTQNEAIGWYVTCMLRYSNRPILGSMEVSPFVSLSNSVAAPDQAGFTKAARNLIANLIGPASDGDSRLKFAMGNTTLPNLPTIYGLAQCTPDLSRQQCNECLVGALPIIRNCCDGKLGSRVLRPSCNFRYEIYSFIESPLSRSPLPLPPPPPPPLSPVFLPLNRTTHGNKNGTFIAVALPITLVVVITPMITIYIFVRKTKPKKTDGKKRETEEEMTTMGGFLQFDFNIIKMATDEFSDENKVGEGGFGAVYKGKLPNGRIVAVKRLRQASRHGDVEFRNEVVLLSKLHHRNLVKLLGFSLKQNEKLLVYEFLHNGSLHTFIFDPLNRQTFHWTERYNVIQGIVRGLVYLHEDSQINIVHRDLKASNILLDVKMNAKISDFGIARLFTPDRTHDDTSTIIGTYGYMAPEYVRHGHLSSKLDIFSFGVLVLEIVTGRKNNRTDSNNENVRDHLISEARRNWMEGTPLNIVDPSIQVQSEISDEVMKCIRIGLHCVQEKASERPTMTTILLMLNSDLVDFFEPSQPAYFTNTKTPT from the exons ATGTATATTAGACAAATGTATCAGTTTTATATAAACAGGTGCGTGGACCAAGAATATCAGTCGAGCTACGTCaagtatatcaaatatatattcatCTCCAA ATTAGTTCCTTCGAAGGTTATGTGGAGCATAACAATGGCTGTTTCAGAATTTGTTTGTTCCATTACTCTGAGTTTGTCCTTCTTCCTACTTATCCACCACCCTCTCGCATTTGCTCAGCCCAGATTTGCCCACTATATATGCGTCGATGGAGGCAATAACAACCACACTACCGACGGCGAGGCCTACAAAGCCAATCTCAACCACCTCCTCTCCACCCTCACCTCCGATCATCTAATTGACTATGGCTTCTATAACCTCTCTTCCGGCATCCCCGAAAATAGAGCATACGTAATTGGACTCTGCAGAGGGGACATTTCCGCAGATTCTTGCCGGAGATGCCTCAACGACTCCAGAGATCTTCTCCCTTTGCGGTGTCCGACCCAGAACGAAGCCATTGGATGGTACGTTACCTGTATGCTACGTTATTCCAACCGCCCCATCCTCGGTTCAATGGAAGTTTCACCGTTTGTCAGTCTGTCGAACTCGGTGGCTGCGCCGGATCAGGCAGGGTTCACCAAGGCCGCAAGAAATCTGATTGCGAATCTCATAGGCCCAGCTTCGGACGGCGATTCCCGTTTGAAATTTGCAATGGGGAACACAACTCTTCCAAATTTGCCCACAATTTATGGTTTGGCGCAGTGCACACCGGATTTATCTCGGCAGCAATGCAACGAGTGCTTGGTTGGGGCTCTGCCTATAATCCGAAACTGCTGTGATGGAAAATTGGGGAGTAGAGTTCTTAGACCCAGTTGTAATTTTCGATATGAGATTTATTCCTTCATTGAATCGCCGCTTTCTCGCTCACCCTTGCCACTGCCTCCACCTCCGCCTCCGCCGCTATCCCCTGTTTTTCTTCCGCTTAACCGAACCACCCATG GTAATAAAAATGGAACTTTCATCGCTGTGGCTCTCCCAATTACTCTTGTTGTAGTTATAACACCGATGATCACCATCTACATCTTTGTGAGAAAAACTAAGCCAAAGAAAACCGATGGAAAAAAAC GTGAAACAGAGGAAGAAATGACGACAATGGGGGGTTTTTTGCAGTTTGATTTCAACATCATTAAAATGGCAACAGATGAATTTTCAGATGAAAATAAAGTTGGGGAAGGTGGGTTTGGAGCTGTTTACAAG GGAAAGCTTCCAAATGGACGAATCGTAGCAGTGAAACGGCTGCGTCAAGCTTCAAGGCATGGAGATGTTGAATTCAGAAACGAAGTGGTTTTGTTATCTAAGCTTCACCATCGGAATTTAGTTAAGCTTTTAGGTTTCTCCTTGAAACAAAATGAAAAGCTTCTCGTTTATGAGTTTCTGCACAATGGAAGTCTTCATACTTTCATTTTCG ATCCTCTTAATCGTCAAACTTTCCATTGGACCGAACGCTACAACGTTATACAAGGCATTGTACGAGGACTTGTTTATCTTCATGAAGACTCTCAAATTAATATTGTTCATCGAGATCTAAAAGCTTCTAACATTCTATTAGATGTAAAGATGAATGCTAAAATATCGGATTTTGGTATTGCAAGATTATTTACACCTGACCGAACACATGATGATACAAGTACAATTATCGGTACTTA TGGATATATGGCTCCAGAATACGTAAGACACGGTCATCTTTCATCAAAGTTAGACATCTTTAGCTTTGGTGTTTTAGTTTTGGAGATCGTGACTGGACGAAAGAATAATCGAACTGATAGCAATAATGAGAATGTAAGAGATCATCTAATAAGCGAG GCTCGGAGAAATTGGATGGAGGGAACACCATTGAATATCGTAGATCCTTCAATTCAAGTTCAAAGTGAGATAAGCGATGAAGTGATGAAATGCATTCGTATCGGATTACATTGTGTTCAAGAAAAGGCAAGTGAGAGGCCAACGATGACTACTATACTTCTCATGCTTAACAGTGATTTAGTTGATTTTTTTGAACCGTCTCAACCTGCATATTTTACAAACACGAAGACCCCAACTTAA
- the LOC127144289 gene encoding cysteine-rich receptor-like protein kinase 29 isoform X5, translating to MYIRQMYQFYINRCVDQEYQSSYVKYIKYIFISKLVPSKVMWSITMAVSEFVCSITLSLSFFLLIHHPLAFAQPRFAHYICVDGGNNNHTTDGEAYKANLNHLLSTLTSDHLIDYGFYNLSSGIPENRAYVIGLCRGDISADSCRRCLNDSRDLLPLRCPTQNEAIGWYVTCMLRYSNRPILGSMEVSPFVSLSNSVAAPDQAGFTKAARNLIANLIGPASDGDSRLKFAMGNTTLPNLPTIYGLAQCTPDLSRQQCNECLVGALPIIRNCCDGKLGSRVLRPSCNFRYEIYSFIESPLSRSPLPLPPPPPPPLSPVFLPLNRTTHGNKNGTFIAVALPITLVVVITPMITIYIFVRKTKPKKTDGKKRAGETEEEMTTMGGFLQFDFNIIKMATDEFSDENKVGEGGFGAVYKGKLPNGRIVAVKRLRQASRHGDVEFRNEVVLLSKLHHRNLVKLLGFSLKQNEKLLVYEFLHNGSLHTFIFDPLNRQTFHWTERYNVIQGIVRGLVYLHEDSQINIVHRDLKASNILLDVKMNAKISDFGIARLFTPDRTHDDTSTIIGT from the exons ATGTATATTAGACAAATGTATCAGTTTTATATAAACAGGTGCGTGGACCAAGAATATCAGTCGAGCTACGTCaagtatatcaaatatatattcatCTCCAA ATTAGTTCCTTCGAAGGTTATGTGGAGCATAACAATGGCTGTTTCAGAATTTGTTTGTTCCATTACTCTGAGTTTGTCCTTCTTCCTACTTATCCACCACCCTCTCGCATTTGCTCAGCCCAGATTTGCCCACTATATATGCGTCGATGGAGGCAATAACAACCACACTACCGACGGCGAGGCCTACAAAGCCAATCTCAACCACCTCCTCTCCACCCTCACCTCCGATCATCTAATTGACTATGGCTTCTATAACCTCTCTTCCGGCATCCCCGAAAATAGAGCATACGTAATTGGACTCTGCAGAGGGGACATTTCCGCAGATTCTTGCCGGAGATGCCTCAACGACTCCAGAGATCTTCTCCCTTTGCGGTGTCCGACCCAGAACGAAGCCATTGGATGGTACGTTACCTGTATGCTACGTTATTCCAACCGCCCCATCCTCGGTTCAATGGAAGTTTCACCGTTTGTCAGTCTGTCGAACTCGGTGGCTGCGCCGGATCAGGCAGGGTTCACCAAGGCCGCAAGAAATCTGATTGCGAATCTCATAGGCCCAGCTTCGGACGGCGATTCCCGTTTGAAATTTGCAATGGGGAACACAACTCTTCCAAATTTGCCCACAATTTATGGTTTGGCGCAGTGCACACCGGATTTATCTCGGCAGCAATGCAACGAGTGCTTGGTTGGGGCTCTGCCTATAATCCGAAACTGCTGTGATGGAAAATTGGGGAGTAGAGTTCTTAGACCCAGTTGTAATTTTCGATATGAGATTTATTCCTTCATTGAATCGCCGCTTTCTCGCTCACCCTTGCCACTGCCTCCACCTCCGCCTCCGCCGCTATCCCCTGTTTTTCTTCCGCTTAACCGAACCACCCATG GTAATAAAAATGGAACTTTCATCGCTGTGGCTCTCCCAATTACTCTTGTTGTAGTTATAACACCGATGATCACCATCTACATCTTTGTGAGAAAAACTAAGCCAAAGAAAACCGATGGAAAAAAAC GGGCAGGTGAAACAGAGGAAGAAATGACGACAATGGGGGGTTTTTTGCAGTTTGATTTCAACATCATTAAAATGGCAACAGATGAATTTTCAGATGAAAATAAAGTTGGGGAAGGTGGGTTTGGAGCTGTTTACAAG GGAAAGCTTCCAAATGGACGAATCGTAGCAGTGAAACGGCTGCGTCAAGCTTCAAGGCATGGAGATGTTGAATTCAGAAACGAAGTGGTTTTGTTATCTAAGCTTCACCATCGGAATTTAGTTAAGCTTTTAGGTTTCTCCTTGAAACAAAATGAAAAGCTTCTCGTTTATGAGTTTCTGCACAATGGAAGTCTTCATACTTTCATTTTCG ATCCTCTTAATCGTCAAACTTTCCATTGGACCGAACGCTACAACGTTATACAAGGCATTGTACGAGGACTTGTTTATCTTCATGAAGACTCTCAAATTAATATTGTTCATCGAGATCTAAAAGCTTCTAACATTCTATTAGATGTAAAGATGAATGCTAAAATATCGGATTTTGGTATTGCAAGATTATTTACACCTGACCGAACACATGATGATACAAGTACAATTATCGGTACTTA A
- the LOC127144289 gene encoding cysteine-rich receptor-like protein kinase 29 isoform X4 produces MYIRQMYQFYINRCVDQEYQSSYVKYIKYIFISKLVPSKVMWSITMAVSEFVCSITLSLSFFLLIHHPLAFAQPRFAHYICVDGGNNNHTTDGEAYKANLNHLLSTLTSDHLIDYGFYNLSSGIPENRAYVIGLCRGDISADSCRRCLNDSRDLLPLRCPTQNEAIGWYVTCMLRYSNRPILGSMEVSPFVSLSNSVAAPDQAGFTKAARNLIANLIGPASDGDSRLKFAMGNTTLPNLPTIYGLAQCTPDLSRQQCNECLVGALPIIRNCCDGKLGSRVLRPSCNFRYEIYSFIESPLSRSPLPLPPPPPPPLSPVFLPLNRTTHGNKNGTFIAVALPITLVVVITPMITIYIFVRKTKPKKTDGKKRAGETEEEMTTMGGFLQFDFNIIKMATDEFSDENKVGEGGFGAVYKGKLPNGRIVAVKRLRQASRHGDVEFRNEVVLLSKLHHRNLVKLLGFSLKQNEKLLVYEFLHNGSLHTFIFDPLNRQTFHWTERYNVIQGIVRGLVYLHEDSQINIVHRDLKASNILLDVKMNAKISDFGIARLFTPDRTHDDTSTIIGTYFGDRDWTKE; encoded by the exons ATGTATATTAGACAAATGTATCAGTTTTATATAAACAGGTGCGTGGACCAAGAATATCAGTCGAGCTACGTCaagtatatcaaatatatattcatCTCCAA ATTAGTTCCTTCGAAGGTTATGTGGAGCATAACAATGGCTGTTTCAGAATTTGTTTGTTCCATTACTCTGAGTTTGTCCTTCTTCCTACTTATCCACCACCCTCTCGCATTTGCTCAGCCCAGATTTGCCCACTATATATGCGTCGATGGAGGCAATAACAACCACACTACCGACGGCGAGGCCTACAAAGCCAATCTCAACCACCTCCTCTCCACCCTCACCTCCGATCATCTAATTGACTATGGCTTCTATAACCTCTCTTCCGGCATCCCCGAAAATAGAGCATACGTAATTGGACTCTGCAGAGGGGACATTTCCGCAGATTCTTGCCGGAGATGCCTCAACGACTCCAGAGATCTTCTCCCTTTGCGGTGTCCGACCCAGAACGAAGCCATTGGATGGTACGTTACCTGTATGCTACGTTATTCCAACCGCCCCATCCTCGGTTCAATGGAAGTTTCACCGTTTGTCAGTCTGTCGAACTCGGTGGCTGCGCCGGATCAGGCAGGGTTCACCAAGGCCGCAAGAAATCTGATTGCGAATCTCATAGGCCCAGCTTCGGACGGCGATTCCCGTTTGAAATTTGCAATGGGGAACACAACTCTTCCAAATTTGCCCACAATTTATGGTTTGGCGCAGTGCACACCGGATTTATCTCGGCAGCAATGCAACGAGTGCTTGGTTGGGGCTCTGCCTATAATCCGAAACTGCTGTGATGGAAAATTGGGGAGTAGAGTTCTTAGACCCAGTTGTAATTTTCGATATGAGATTTATTCCTTCATTGAATCGCCGCTTTCTCGCTCACCCTTGCCACTGCCTCCACCTCCGCCTCCGCCGCTATCCCCTGTTTTTCTTCCGCTTAACCGAACCACCCATG GTAATAAAAATGGAACTTTCATCGCTGTGGCTCTCCCAATTACTCTTGTTGTAGTTATAACACCGATGATCACCATCTACATCTTTGTGAGAAAAACTAAGCCAAAGAAAACCGATGGAAAAAAAC GGGCAGGTGAAACAGAGGAAGAAATGACGACAATGGGGGGTTTTTTGCAGTTTGATTTCAACATCATTAAAATGGCAACAGATGAATTTTCAGATGAAAATAAAGTTGGGGAAGGTGGGTTTGGAGCTGTTTACAAG GGAAAGCTTCCAAATGGACGAATCGTAGCAGTGAAACGGCTGCGTCAAGCTTCAAGGCATGGAGATGTTGAATTCAGAAACGAAGTGGTTTTGTTATCTAAGCTTCACCATCGGAATTTAGTTAAGCTTTTAGGTTTCTCCTTGAAACAAAATGAAAAGCTTCTCGTTTATGAGTTTCTGCACAATGGAAGTCTTCATACTTTCATTTTCG ATCCTCTTAATCGTCAAACTTTCCATTGGACCGAACGCTACAACGTTATACAAGGCATTGTACGAGGACTTGTTTATCTTCATGAAGACTCTCAAATTAATATTGTTCATCGAGATCTAAAAGCTTCTAACATTCTATTAGATGTAAAGATGAATGCTAAAATATCGGATTTTGGTATTGCAAGATTATTTACACCTGACCGAACACATGATGATACAAGTACAATTATCGGTACTTA TTTTGGAGATCGTGACTGGACGAAAGAATAA
- the LOC127144289 gene encoding cysteine-rich receptor-like protein kinase 29 isoform X3: MWSITMAVSEFVCSITLSLSFFLLIHHPLAFAQPRFAHYICVDGGNNNHTTDGEAYKANLNHLLSTLTSDHLIDYGFYNLSSGIPENRAYVIGLCRGDISADSCRRCLNDSRDLLPLRCPTQNEAIGWYVTCMLRYSNRPILGSMEVSPFVSLSNSVAAPDQAGFTKAARNLIANLIGPASDGDSRLKFAMGNTTLPNLPTIYGLAQCTPDLSRQQCNECLVGALPIIRNCCDGKLGSRVLRPSCNFRYEIYSFIESPLSRSPLPLPPPPPPPLSPVFLPLNRTTHGNKNGTFIAVALPITLVVVITPMITIYIFVRKTKPKKTDGKKRAGETEEEMTTMGGFLQFDFNIIKMATDEFSDENKVGEGGFGAVYKGKLPNGRIVAVKRLRQASRHGDVEFRNEVVLLSKLHHRNLVKLLGFSLKQNEKLLVYEFLHNGSLHTFIFDPLNRQTFHWTERYNVIQGIVRGLVYLHEDSQINIVHRDLKASNILLDVKMNAKISDFGIARLFTPDRTHDDTSTIIGTYGYMAPEYVRHGHLSSKLDIFSFGVLVLEIVTGRKNNRTDSNNENVRDHLISEARRNWMEGTPLNIVDPSIQVQSEISDEVMKCIRIGLHCVQEKASERPTMTTILLMLNSDLVDFFEPSQPAYFTNTKTPT, encoded by the exons ATGTGGAGCATAACAATGGCTGTTTCAGAATTTGTTTGTTCCATTACTCTGAGTTTGTCCTTCTTCCTACTTATCCACCACCCTCTCGCATTTGCTCAGCCCAGATTTGCCCACTATATATGCGTCGATGGAGGCAATAACAACCACACTACCGACGGCGAGGCCTACAAAGCCAATCTCAACCACCTCCTCTCCACCCTCACCTCCGATCATCTAATTGACTATGGCTTCTATAACCTCTCTTCCGGCATCCCCGAAAATAGAGCATACGTAATTGGACTCTGCAGAGGGGACATTTCCGCAGATTCTTGCCGGAGATGCCTCAACGACTCCAGAGATCTTCTCCCTTTGCGGTGTCCGACCCAGAACGAAGCCATTGGATGGTACGTTACCTGTATGCTACGTTATTCCAACCGCCCCATCCTCGGTTCAATGGAAGTTTCACCGTTTGTCAGTCTGTCGAACTCGGTGGCTGCGCCGGATCAGGCAGGGTTCACCAAGGCCGCAAGAAATCTGATTGCGAATCTCATAGGCCCAGCTTCGGACGGCGATTCCCGTTTGAAATTTGCAATGGGGAACACAACTCTTCCAAATTTGCCCACAATTTATGGTTTGGCGCAGTGCACACCGGATTTATCTCGGCAGCAATGCAACGAGTGCTTGGTTGGGGCTCTGCCTATAATCCGAAACTGCTGTGATGGAAAATTGGGGAGTAGAGTTCTTAGACCCAGTTGTAATTTTCGATATGAGATTTATTCCTTCATTGAATCGCCGCTTTCTCGCTCACCCTTGCCACTGCCTCCACCTCCGCCTCCGCCGCTATCCCCTGTTTTTCTTCCGCTTAACCGAACCACCCATG GTAATAAAAATGGAACTTTCATCGCTGTGGCTCTCCCAATTACTCTTGTTGTAGTTATAACACCGATGATCACCATCTACATCTTTGTGAGAAAAACTAAGCCAAAGAAAACCGATGGAAAAAAAC GGGCAGGTGAAACAGAGGAAGAAATGACGACAATGGGGGGTTTTTTGCAGTTTGATTTCAACATCATTAAAATGGCAACAGATGAATTTTCAGATGAAAATAAAGTTGGGGAAGGTGGGTTTGGAGCTGTTTACAAG GGAAAGCTTCCAAATGGACGAATCGTAGCAGTGAAACGGCTGCGTCAAGCTTCAAGGCATGGAGATGTTGAATTCAGAAACGAAGTGGTTTTGTTATCTAAGCTTCACCATCGGAATTTAGTTAAGCTTTTAGGTTTCTCCTTGAAACAAAATGAAAAGCTTCTCGTTTATGAGTTTCTGCACAATGGAAGTCTTCATACTTTCATTTTCG ATCCTCTTAATCGTCAAACTTTCCATTGGACCGAACGCTACAACGTTATACAAGGCATTGTACGAGGACTTGTTTATCTTCATGAAGACTCTCAAATTAATATTGTTCATCGAGATCTAAAAGCTTCTAACATTCTATTAGATGTAAAGATGAATGCTAAAATATCGGATTTTGGTATTGCAAGATTATTTACACCTGACCGAACACATGATGATACAAGTACAATTATCGGTACTTA TGGATATATGGCTCCAGAATACGTAAGACACGGTCATCTTTCATCAAAGTTAGACATCTTTAGCTTTGGTGTTTTAGTTTTGGAGATCGTGACTGGACGAAAGAATAATCGAACTGATAGCAATAATGAGAATGTAAGAGATCATCTAATAAGCGAG GCTCGGAGAAATTGGATGGAGGGAACACCATTGAATATCGTAGATCCTTCAATTCAAGTTCAAAGTGAGATAAGCGATGAAGTGATGAAATGCATTCGTATCGGATTACATTGTGTTCAAGAAAAGGCAAGTGAGAGGCCAACGATGACTACTATACTTCTCATGCTTAACAGTGATTTAGTTGATTTTTTTGAACCGTCTCAACCTGCATATTTTACAAACACGAAGACCCCAACTTAA